A stretch of DNA from Vicinamibacterales bacterium:
CTGGAGATCGGAATTGAACGAGCAGCCGTTCTAACTGCGGGTGCCGGCGGCGAATTCGACTCACAAGGGAGGAAATGAAGCGTACTGGCCTCATCGTGACGGCATTGCTTATTCTGTACGTCTCCCCCCGCCTGCCGGCCCAATCGGGCGCCGAGCCACGCGAGGACCGTTCACGCCACCGCGAGGGCTTTGTGACCTCTGAGCGGGTACGACTGCACTACCTCGACTGGGGTGGGGTGGGGCCAAACCTCGTGTTCTTGACGGGATTCGGGAGCACGGCTCATGACTTCGATAAACTAGCCGACCATTTCGCATCACGCTTCCGCGTAGTTGCGATCACGCGTCGCGGCCGTTCACCATCAGACGAACCAGCCGG
This window harbors:
- a CDS encoding alpha/beta hydrolase encodes the protein MKRTGLIVTALLILYVSPRLPAQSGAEPREDRSRHREGFVTSERVRLHYLDWGGVGPNLVFLTGFGSTAHDFDKLADHFASRFRVVAITRRGRSPSDEPAGGYDLAHLTADVKAVMDGLSVDRVHLVGHSMAGTEMMQFARLYPERVLAMVFIDA